In one Motacilla alba alba isolate MOTALB_02 chromosome 7, Motacilla_alba_V1.0_pri, whole genome shotgun sequence genomic region, the following are encoded:
- the SUMO1 gene encoding small ubiquitin-related modifier 1, which produces MSDQEAKPSAEDLGDKKEGEYIKLKVIGQDSSEIHFKVKMTTHLKKLKESYCQRQGVPMNSLRFLFEGQRITDNHTPKELGMEEEDVIEVYQEQTGGHSTV; this is translated from the exons ATGTCTGACCAG GAAGCAAAACCTTCAGCTGAGGACTTAGGAGATAAGAAAGAAGGGGAGTACATTAAACTCAAAGTCATTGGGCAG GACAGCAGTGAAATTCACTTCAAGGTGAAAATGACAACACACCTCAAGAAACTCAAAGAATCATACTGTCAAAGACAG ggTGTTCCAATGAATTCACTCAGGTTTCTCTTCGAGGGTCAGAGAATTACTGATAATCATACCCCCAAGGAG ctggggatggaggaggaagaTGTGATTGAAGTTTATCAGGAACAGACGGGGGGTCACTCAACAGTTTAG